From a single Candidatus Poribacteria bacterium genomic region:
- a CDS encoding glycerate kinase yields MKIVVAPDSFKGSVSALEAANAMEQGLRRVFPDAAIEKIPMADGGEGTVQSLVDATGGHLQTHRVLAPLENEVEAQFGILSDRETAVIEMASASGLTLVEPHERNPLRTTTYGTGQLIHAALEAGCRRLIIGIGGSATNDGGAGMAEALGIRLLDPNGKQIQRGGGNLRQLASIDVTGLHPAIAETETVVACDVNNPLTGPDGASHVYGPQKGATPEMIETLDGYLAHFDDILTQTLGKSFNDIPGSGAAGGLGAGLMAFLDAELRLGVDIMIDAVNLKERVKGATVVFTGEGQLDFQTAFGKTPVGVAKVAKAHGIPVIAIAGGIAEGAEAVYDAGIDAMLGIAQEPMSLENAVTDAQRLIADTAEQAARLVVIGQREFHRRVRTQVKEK; encoded by the coding sequence ATGAAAATTGTAGTTGCACCCGATTCATTTAAAGGGAGTGTCAGCGCGCTCGAAGCTGCAAATGCGATGGAGCAGGGACTCCGCCGAGTGTTTCCTGACGCCGCCATTGAGAAAATACCGATGGCGGATGGTGGTGAAGGAACAGTGCAATCGCTCGTTGATGCCACCGGCGGACACCTTCAAACACACCGTGTGCTTGCCCCCCTCGAAAACGAGGTTGAGGCACAATTCGGTATCCTCTCCGACAGGGAGACCGCTGTTATTGAGATGGCATCCGCCTCCGGTCTCACACTCGTCGAACCGCACGAACGGAACCCACTTCGGACCACCACTTATGGGACGGGACAACTGATTCACGCCGCTCTGGAAGCGGGGTGCAGACGCTTAATCATTGGTATCGGTGGGAGTGCGACGAACGATGGCGGTGCCGGAATGGCGGAGGCACTCGGTATCCGATTGCTGGATCCGAACGGCAAACAGATTCAGCGTGGCGGTGGGAACCTTCGACAATTAGCGTCAATAGATGTAACCGGCTTACATCCGGCTATCGCCGAAACCGAAACCGTTGTCGCCTGTGATGTTAACAACCCTTTGACGGGACCAGACGGGGCATCACACGTCTATGGACCACAGAAGGGGGCAACCCCTGAAATGATTGAAACGTTAGATGGGTATCTCGCGCATTTTGACGATATCTTGACGCAGACCCTCGGAAAATCCTTTAATGATATTCCCGGGTCGGGCGCTGCTGGTGGATTAGGCGCAGGCTTGATGGCATTCCTTGATGCCGAATTGCGCCTCGGTGTCGATATTATGATTGATGCTGTTAACCTCAAAGAACGGGTAAAAGGTGCTACCGTCGTTTTCACCGGTGAGGGACAACTGGACTTTCAGACGGCGTTTGGGAAAACGCCTGTCGGCGTTGCGAAAGTCGCGAAAGCGCATGGCATTCCAGTCATAGCGATTGCTGGTGGTATCGCTGAGGGAGCTGAAGCCGTTTACGATGCCGGTATTGATGCAATGTTGGGCATCGCACAAGAGCCAATGTCCCTTGAAAATGCCGTTACAGACGCGCAGCGGTTGATCGCTGACACAGCGGAGCAAGCTGCACGATTGGTGGTTATTGGTCAGCGTGAATTCCATAGGCGGGTTAGGACTCAGGTAAAAGAAAAATAG
- a CDS encoding sulfatase-like hydrolase/transferase yields the protein MSRPNVLFMIADDHRWDAIRGMGDPTVHTPTMDSLIARGTNFRQTHIMGSLVGAVCVPSRAAVLTSANLFRSGGNQINRDLAVWPQVMRESGYHTFFSGKWHNDRQTFTDSFDAGAKIFFGGMSDQYKVPVFDFDPTGKYPDDAKYIGEKFSTELFTDAAVQFIESYDETDPFFLYLSFTSPHDPRTAPGEYATMYPPEDIPVPENFLPEHPFDNGEMRIRDEVLAPFPRTPEVVQQHIADYYGMITHMDAEMGRVLSTLEATGHLDNTIIIYTADHGLAVGQHGLLGKQNLYNHSIHVPSIFAGPGIPEGETVDALTYLYDVFPTVCDLTDVACPDTTEGCSLVPLMKGHVERVRATVFAAYRDIHRTISDGRWKLIRYYVSEETGAGTNCIQLFDLEQDPWETTNLADLPEHDDRIRSLAADMKMWQTETNDFMKDVPVLPL from the coding sequence ATGTCACGACCCAACGTTCTTTTTATGATCGCCGACGACCATCGATGGGACGCCATTCGTGGCATGGGCGACCCAACCGTCCATACACCAACGATGGATTCACTCATAGCACGCGGAACAAATTTCCGACAAACTCACATTATGGGATCGCTTGTCGGAGCCGTCTGTGTGCCAAGCCGAGCCGCTGTCCTCACGAGTGCGAATCTTTTCCGTAGCGGTGGAAACCAGATTAACCGAGACTTGGCAGTGTGGCCACAGGTAATGCGCGAGTCAGGGTATCACACATTTTTTTCTGGCAAATGGCACAATGACCGCCAAACGTTTACCGACAGTTTCGATGCCGGTGCCAAGATTTTCTTTGGTGGAATGAGCGATCAATATAAAGTACCCGTCTTCGATTTCGATCCAACAGGAAAATACCCTGATGATGCCAAGTACATAGGAGAAAAGTTTTCTACGGAACTGTTTACAGATGCCGCTGTGCAATTTATAGAAAGTTACGATGAAACGGATCCATTTTTTCTTTATCTCTCCTTTACTTCACCGCACGACCCGAGAACAGCACCGGGAGAATACGCGACGATGTATCCACCAGAGGATATACCTGTCCCCGAAAATTTCCTCCCTGAACATCCGTTCGACAACGGTGAAATGCGCATTCGGGACGAAGTGTTGGCACCCTTCCCCCGCACGCCAGAAGTCGTTCAACAACACATCGCCGACTATTACGGGATGATTACGCACATGGATGCCGAAATGGGACGCGTGCTAAGCACATTGGAAGCAACCGGACACCTTGACAACACAATCATCATCTACACTGCTGATCACGGACTCGCCGTCGGGCAACACGGGCTGTTGGGGAAACAGAATCTCTATAACCATAGCATCCACGTGCCTTCCATATTTGCTGGACCGGGGATCCCTGAAGGAGAAACGGTTGATGCGCTAACCTATCTATATGATGTGTTTCCCACTGTCTGCGATCTCACCGATGTTGCCTGTCCAGATACGACTGAAGGGTGCAGTTTAGTGCCATTGATGAAGGGTCATGTAGAACGGGTGCGGGCTACAGTCTTCGCGGCGTATAGAGATATTCACCGCACAATCAGTGATGGACGTTGGAAATTGATTCGTTACTATGTCTCTGAAGAGACGGGTGCTGGCACGAATTGCATCCAACTTTTCGATTTAGAGCAGGATCCTTGGGAGACGACAAACCTTGCCGATCTGCCTGAACATGATGACCGTATTCGATCGCTCGCTGCGGATATGAAAATGTGGCAAACTGAGACGAATGATTTCATGAAAGATGTCCCAGTATTGCCGTTGTAA
- the dgoD gene encoding galactonate dehydratase has product MKIAKIEQFYPRRRMRLVKITTDTGIVGWGETTLEGKPKSTWAAVEELSDYFIGKDPLRIEHHWQHVYRSAFFRGGNILMSALSGIDQALWDIAGKYHGLPAYQLLGGAVRDRIRVYAHWGIGSLTDEGKAAAKERLEFLQQKGGYTAFKSGPGGKWRGHEPPAVIDEFVERAYLMREWVGPDVELAFDFHGKMTPALAIEICHELKGMRPMFVEEPIPQENVDALKQVSDHVPFPIATGERLLTRWGFREVFEKQAVAYLQPDTSHAGGITELKKIANMAEVYYMHIAPHCAIGPVAFSASLHVDAVVPNFLIQEQIDDGLGAGLLTEEWHVTDGHIALPTKPGLGFEIDEKEAERILDTYPEELGGEFYYDTDGSVADW; this is encoded by the coding sequence ATGAAAATTGCTAAGATTGAACAATTCTACCCACGTCGCCGGATGCGTCTCGTGAAAATAACAACGGATACCGGTATCGTCGGATGGGGAGAAACCACGCTTGAAGGTAAACCCAAGAGTACTTGGGCGGCTGTCGAAGAACTCTCCGATTATTTTATCGGCAAAGATCCGCTCCGTATTGAACACCACTGGCAACATGTCTACCGCTCTGCCTTTTTCCGAGGCGGAAATATTCTGATGTCCGCTTTGTCCGGTATTGATCAGGCGTTGTGGGACATCGCCGGTAAATATCACGGGTTACCTGCCTATCAACTCTTAGGCGGTGCGGTGCGCGATCGCATCCGCGTTTATGCCCACTGGGGCATCGGAAGTTTGACAGATGAAGGAAAAGCAGCTGCCAAAGAACGCCTTGAATTCTTACAGCAAAAAGGTGGTTACACAGCGTTTAAAAGCGGTCCTGGCGGCAAATGGCGTGGACATGAACCCCCTGCGGTGATTGATGAATTTGTGGAGCGTGCCTACCTCATGCGTGAATGGGTGGGACCCGATGTCGAACTCGCCTTCGACTTTCACGGTAAGATGACCCCCGCCCTTGCAATCGAGATCTGTCACGAACTTAAAGGGATGCGCCCCATGTTCGTCGAGGAACCCATCCCACAAGAGAATGTCGACGCGCTCAAACAGGTGTCCGACCATGTTCCGTTCCCAATTGCGACTGGGGAACGTCTGCTCACACGCTGGGGCTTCCGAGAAGTATTTGAGAAACAGGCGGTCGCTTACTTACAACCCGATACCTCACACGCTGGCGGTATTACTGAACTGAAAAAGATTGCGAACATGGCGGAGGTCTACTACATGCACATCGCCCCGCATTGCGCGATTGGACCCGTCGCTTTTTCCGCTTCTCTTCACGTTGATGCCGTTGTCCCGAACTTCCTTATTCAGGAACAGATCGATGACGGTCTCGGAGCAGGACTGTTGACTGAAGAGTGGCACGTCACAGACGGCCATATTGCGTTGCCGACAAAGCCGGGACTCGGTTTTGAGATTGATGAAAAGGAAGCGGAACGGATACTTGATACCTATCCAGAAGAACTCGGTGGCGAATTTTATTATGATACCGATGGCAGCGTTGCAGATTGGTAG
- a CDS encoding phytanoyl-CoA dioxygenase family protein, whose translation MSPEEKYLFDLWGYVNIESVLGTDDLAELNALIDAQDYPGPVDDDVHSQRFGGFLNWENDAFRKLLNHPRILPFLAEIVGPKFRLDHVYGILMIEGNPGGTLHGGGTPYDPAQYYVFRNDRMYNGLTVVSWALTDMLPGHGGFCCIPGSHKSNYPCPAEFRPVKDNKTCMAPVHQKAGDVVIFTEALTHGTLPWTATHERRSILFKYSPGHASWGQGRYDDELRNLMSDEDQKLMLEPPYVANRKPVV comes from the coding sequence ATGAGCCCTGAAGAAAAATATCTGTTCGACCTTTGGGGGTATGTGAACATCGAAAGCGTTTTAGGAACAGACGATCTTGCAGAACTCAATGCCCTTATCGATGCACAAGATTACCCAGGTCCGGTGGATGATGATGTCCATTCACAGAGATTCGGGGGATTCTTGAACTGGGAGAACGATGCGTTCCGCAAACTCCTGAATCATCCCCGTATCCTGCCGTTTTTAGCAGAGATCGTCGGTCCTAAATTCCGGCTTGATCATGTTTACGGTATCTTAATGATAGAGGGGAATCCGGGTGGAACACTTCATGGGGGCGGGACACCTTATGACCCAGCGCAGTATTACGTCTTCCGAAACGATCGGATGTACAACGGGTTAACCGTTGTGTCATGGGCTTTAACGGATATGCTTCCGGGACACGGGGGCTTCTGTTGTATCCCCGGTAGCCATAAGAGCAACTATCCGTGTCCGGCGGAGTTCCGACCCGTGAAGGACAACAAAACGTGTATGGCACCCGTGCATCAGAAGGCAGGGGATGTCGTCATCTTCACAGAAGCGTTGACGCACGGCACCCTCCCTTGGACTGCCACACACGAACGACGCTCCATTCTTTTCAAATACTCACCCGGGCATGCCTCGTGGGGGCAAGGCAGATACGACGATGAGCTTCGCAATCTCATGTCAGACGAGGACCAGAAGTTGATGCTTGAACCGCCTTACGTTGCAAACCGGAAACCCGTAGTTTAA
- a CDS encoding NIPSNAP family protein: MAFFELRQYRTKPGQRENWVKYMEETVLPFQISKGMVVIGSFIGEEEDDLYVWIRRFESEAQREQLYAAVYEDDRWVNEISSRVGELIDREQIVVTRLEPTSRSAHQ, encoded by the coding sequence ATGGCTTTTTTTGAACTACGACAGTATAGAACGAAACCTGGTCAACGCGAGAATTGGGTGAAATACATGGAAGAAACAGTCCTTCCGTTCCAGATTTCTAAAGGAATGGTTGTGATTGGTAGTTTCATCGGTGAAGAAGAGGACGATCTCTACGTCTGGATTCGCCGTTTTGAGAGTGAAGCACAACGAGAACAGCTTTACGCAGCGGTTTATGAAGACGACCGGTGGGTGAATGAAATTTCATCGCGCGTCGGTGAACTCATTGACAGAGAGCAGATCGTTGTCACGCGACTGGAACCCACCTCGCGCTCGGCACATCAATAA
- a CDS encoding HEAT repeat domain-containing protein, translating into MKHHLLCKILKVYIHCSLIVAIVLVIGCGEKENRDIIEARAAILRGDYAAAQTAVQRTEAGNQEARHLKAFLQNRTRAETEGWHQAIAQSNAYLETLAADILTIALQEDPDSDELDRQERLVRSQNAISGLFAVSLAEAVEKRPELLSELVGHSDAAVVIGLLAAEKCYQPNALAAVSELMTKLGDGDAVVELLRQAMHHKDTAIQKEAVRYLGAMRNPELIPIFEEVLADAKNAPEVAYRAIVALEQSMGSAAESAAIVPGLQLALRNNSAQVRMHAAKLLGSLQAETTVSDLVRLLADPNSYVKDTAIDALNRIGEPAVAPLLEVLDTGARSLIPDEDIGFATEYRYIASAYIDSLWMKKYRIGTLSAAIQALGLLKSGDGVEPLINELGNEDLQDAALAALVEMRGVAVLPMIDALKNGTDEIRVKVADALGQIGDRRAVVPLIEALDSDPYKEVKAFAAVGLGNMRARGENNRAVLALTNALSYDDTTATNAAEALGKIDVSTEDAVQKLVLIAMDKNMRETLRIAALTALWRLKPQEATQSMLLLMFSDETSPTLRANAVKVLSRIQAPETIPVLLWVLSTQYDEISDFQRHMKREYKTLDTLRTQVDSFQIQWTPDYPRANYRTWGELKPIPSLVRSEVARALGILKGDTVVESLANALRDDGRATVRQSAAWALGEVKGDNAIPPLVTALKKDKQGAVRQEAAIALGKIKGQKVVDPLVDVLKNDKYETTRFQAAVALREIQAGDKGLVDIVQKGLGSFDDGYEVQSVQDEVIGALIKDNNIPTAEFALEALKSADDEWVRWALVHVIGASAKKVAVDAMVEELKHPSYVVRRRAAESLGGFKERRVVEPLIAVLENMDEMKSVRAAAVVSLGALKDERAAASLLTALSDENAEIRWRAAAALGNLKDAEAIARLSKIVEDPLEPDAVRNAAVAALGNIGNMAAEAVLIRALDVRIGNISKNAVVALGKLKSEAAIPKLIAILEDKRIALDASTDALAKASSRTKAATALGEIGGARAAEAIAERLVDNTEYIVALEDAANRKAIGADDLKRNWSWEVFVNAAKKLDLPAYVAPKMLARAEDEWENHQVRNAAMVALGRCKTADVTLDTSQLKQRLVDPDVDTRKATALSVGQAGMSELIPELIQIMKGENEVEKDVRRAATQGLGELADETTTDALIEVMNNDENHVEIRRDASRALGKIATDKAVTALVEKLTALHEAQITRGFRLDAIKALGEAKNAKAVTLLELILQDQDAEIHFQAAAALFEITGKGYGYNRL; encoded by the coding sequence ATGAAGCATCACCTTTTATGTAAGATATTGAAAGTCTATATCCATTGCTCACTCATTGTGGCTATTGTCCTCGTGATAGGGTGTGGTGAGAAAGAGAATAGGGACATTATTGAAGCGCGAGCCGCTATTCTTCGCGGAGATTATGCTGCTGCACAAACGGCGGTCCAGAGGACAGAGGCTGGAAATCAGGAGGCCCGACATCTCAAGGCTTTCCTGCAAAACCGAACGCGCGCTGAGACAGAAGGTTGGCACCAAGCCATTGCGCAATCGAACGCTTATCTTGAAACGCTCGCGGCAGACATCCTTACTATCGCGTTGCAGGAGGATCCGGATTCTGATGAATTGGATCGACAAGAGAGACTTGTCCGTTCGCAGAACGCTATCTCTGGACTCTTCGCTGTGTCGCTTGCTGAAGCGGTCGAAAAACGTCCAGAATTGCTCTCTGAACTCGTAGGACATTCGGATGCTGCTGTCGTTATAGGGCTTTTAGCCGCAGAGAAATGCTATCAACCGAACGCGCTCGCAGCGGTCTCGGAACTCATGACAAAACTCGGAGATGGAGATGCGGTTGTTGAACTTTTGCGGCAGGCGATGCACCATAAGGATACAGCCATACAAAAAGAGGCCGTTCGTTATCTCGGGGCAATGCGAAACCCGGAACTCATCCCAATTTTTGAAGAAGTTCTTGCGGATGCGAAAAACGCACCTGAAGTTGCCTATAGAGCGATTGTCGCGCTTGAGCAATCAATGGGTTCAGCTGCTGAGAGTGCAGCCATTGTGCCGGGACTCCAACTTGCCCTCAGAAACAACAGCGCGCAGGTCCGAATGCACGCCGCGAAACTCCTCGGGAGCCTCCAAGCGGAAACAACCGTGTCTGACCTTGTCCGACTTCTCGCGGATCCCAACAGTTACGTCAAAGATACCGCCATAGATGCGCTGAATCGTATAGGAGAACCCGCCGTTGCCCCACTACTTGAGGTGTTGGACACCGGCGCGCGAAGCCTCATTCCCGATGAGGACATCGGCTTTGCCACAGAATACCGGTACATCGCGAGTGCTTATATTGATAGTTTATGGATGAAAAAATATAGGATCGGAACCTTATCAGCCGCGATCCAAGCACTCGGATTGCTCAAATCAGGAGATGGCGTAGAGCCGCTTATAAACGAATTGGGAAACGAGGATTTGCAAGATGCAGCGTTGGCAGCACTCGTCGAAATGCGCGGCGTTGCTGTGCTACCGATGATCGACGCTCTTAAAAACGGCACAGACGAAATCCGCGTGAAGGTCGCAGACGCTCTCGGACAAATCGGGGACCGGCGTGCAGTCGTTCCGCTCATTGAAGCATTGGATAGTGATCCATATAAAGAGGTAAAGGCATTCGCAGCGGTCGGACTTGGTAATATGCGGGCCCGTGGTGAGAATAACAGGGCAGTCCTTGCTCTCACGAACGCCCTCTCCTATGACGATACCACTGCAACAAATGCGGCAGAGGCACTCGGAAAAATCGATGTATCCACAGAGGATGCCGTTCAAAAATTGGTTCTCATCGCGATGGACAAAAATATGCGTGAGACCTTACGCATTGCCGCGCTTACCGCCCTCTGGCGGCTCAAGCCTCAAGAAGCAACACAATCCATGCTACTTCTGATGTTCAGTGACGAGACCAGTCCGACCCTACGCGCGAATGCTGTCAAGGTGTTGAGCCGAATCCAAGCCCCTGAAACGATTCCTGTGTTACTCTGGGTCCTTTCCACACAATATGACGAAATTTCAGATTTTCAACGGCACATGAAACGGGAATACAAAACACTGGACACACTTCGAACACAGGTTGACTCCTTTCAGATTCAATGGACCCCTGATTATCCACGCGCAAACTATCGGACGTGGGGTGAACTCAAACCCATTCCAAGTCTTGTTCGGAGTGAGGTCGCTCGAGCACTCGGTATCCTCAAAGGGGACACTGTCGTAGAGTCTCTGGCAAACGCACTTCGGGACGATGGACGCGCAACCGTGCGACAAAGCGCAGCATGGGCACTCGGTGAAGTCAAAGGTGATAATGCCATCCCGCCACTGGTTACTGCGTTGAAAAAGGATAAACAGGGGGCTGTCCGACAAGAAGCAGCGATCGCACTCGGGAAAATAAAAGGTCAAAAGGTTGTTGATCCGCTGGTAGATGTGCTGAAAAACGATAAGTATGAAACAACCCGCTTCCAAGCCGCAGTAGCACTCCGAGAGATTCAAGCTGGGGATAAGGGGCTTGTTGATATCGTCCAGAAGGGATTGGGGAGTTTTGATGATGGATACGAAGTCCAATCTGTTCAAGACGAAGTAATTGGCGCATTAATCAAAGATAACAACATTCCAACAGCCGAATTCGCCCTTGAGGCTCTGAAATCTGCGGATGATGAGTGGGTCCGCTGGGCACTTGTTCATGTGATCGGAGCGTCTGCGAAAAAAGTTGCCGTAGATGCAATGGTCGAAGAACTGAAACATCCGAGTTATGTCGTTCGCAGGCGTGCCGCAGAATCGCTCGGTGGGTTCAAAGAACGCCGCGTCGTTGAACCATTGATCGCTGTTCTCGAAAATATGGATGAGATGAAGTCCGTTCGTGCGGCGGCGGTGGTCTCGCTTGGCGCGCTTAAAGATGAACGTGCGGCCGCGTCGCTGCTCACCGCACTTTCCGATGAAAATGCCGAGATCCGATGGCGAGCCGCTGCTGCTTTGGGAAATCTCAAGGATGCCGAAGCGATTGCACGACTTAGCAAGATCGTGGAAGACCCGTTAGAGCCGGATGCTGTCCGTAATGCTGCCGTGGCGGCACTCGGCAATATCGGTAACATGGCAGCTGAAGCCGTCCTGATTCGCGCGTTAGATGTCCGGATCGGAAATATCTCAAAGAATGCTGTCGTTGCTTTGGGCAAACTTAAAAGTGAAGCAGCGATTCCGAAATTAATCGCTATCTTGGAAGACAAGCGAATCGCCTTGGACGCGAGTACCGACGCGTTGGCTAAGGCTTCTTCTCGGACAAAAGCCGCAACAGCACTTGGTGAAATTGGAGGCGCGCGTGCCGCAGAAGCAATAGCGGAACGGCTTGTTGACAATACCGAATATATCGTTGCACTTGAAGATGCCGCAAACAGAAAAGCCATCGGCGCTGATGATCTGAAACGGAATTGGAGTTGGGAAGTCTTCGTCAACGCTGCCAAAAAATTAGACTTACCGGCATACGTTGCCCCCAAAATGTTAGCCCGTGCTGAGGATGAATGGGAAAATCACCAAGTCAGAAATGCTGCAATGGTTGCATTAGGTAGATGCAAAACAGCTGATGTCACTTTGGACACTTCGCAACTCAAACAGCGGTTAGTTGATCCAGATGTGGACACTCGGAAAGCCACAGCACTGAGCGTTGGACAAGCCGGGATGAGCGAACTCATACCGGAACTCATTCAGATAATGAAAGGTGAAAACGAAGTCGAAAAGGATGTCCGCCGAGCCGCAACGCAGGGACTCGGTGAGTTGGCTGATGAAACAACGACCGACGCGCTTATCGAAGTGATGAACAACGATGAAAACCACGTCGAGATTCGACGTGACGCATCGCGGGCGTTGGGGAAAATCGCGACGGACAAGGCGGTAACAGCGTTAGTGGAAAAACTAACGGCACTCCATGAGGCGCAAATTACGAGAGGTTTCCGGCTTGATGCTATCAAGGCACTTGGAGAAGCTAAAAATGCGAAAGCAGTGACGCTGCTTGAATTGATTCTCCAAGACCAAGACGCTGAGATTCACTTCCAAGCGGCAGCAGCACTCTTTGAAATTACAGGTAAAGGCTACGGTTACAACCGATTATAA